One Microbacterium marinum genomic window, GTCGGTGACATCATCGTGGCGACCGTCAAGGACGCGATCCCCGGCGGAAACGTCAAGAAGGGCGATGTGGTCAAGGCCGTCATCGTCCGCACCGTCAAGCAGACCCGTCGTCCCGACGGGTCGTACATCAAGTTCGACGAGAACGCCGCCGTCATCCTGAAGAACGACGGGGAGCCCCGCGGCACCCGCATCTTCGGACCGGTCGGTCGTGAGCTTCGTGACAAGAAGTTCATGAAGAT contains:
- the rplN gene encoding 50S ribosomal protein L14, giving the protein MIQNESRLKVADNTGAKELLTIRVLGGSNRRYAGVGDIIVATVKDAIPGGNVKKGDVVKAVIVRTVKQTRRPDGSYIKFDENAAVILKNDGEPRGTRIFGPVGRELRDKKFMKIVSLAPEVI